The following proteins are co-located in the Diaphorobacter sp. HDW4B genome:
- a CDS encoding tripartite tricarboxylate transporter substrate binding protein: MPSSTRRLALHTLALAALTASALPTSAQEAQSVRLLVGYAAGGPVDQGARLVGAALSKELGATVIVENKPGANATVAASEVARGKPDGLLLWFAASPTVTISPNVMSKMPFDPAKDLTPVSPVLSYYNVLVVNNDQPFKTAKELVDYAKTHPGTLSYGSAGVGGSNHLGMLLLAKRSGVELNHIPYKGNAPAMTDVIGGQISMMMDIISTASGFIASKKVRAIAVTSPQRNALLPDVPTVAESGIEGLKGFDVGGWYGIYGPKGMSSELTAKLNKAVNAALKQPDLSKRLKELGYDEWTGEPQKLADRATKERAMWATVTQGIVVD, from the coding sequence ATGCCATCCAGCACCCGTCGATTGGCGCTTCACACGCTCGCACTGGCCGCGCTGACCGCGTCAGCCCTGCCGACATCCGCGCAAGAAGCGCAGTCCGTGCGCCTGCTGGTGGGCTACGCCGCAGGCGGCCCCGTGGACCAGGGCGCGCGGCTGGTCGGCGCTGCCTTGTCCAAGGAACTGGGCGCAACCGTCATCGTCGAAAACAAGCCGGGCGCGAACGCCACCGTGGCTGCATCCGAAGTGGCACGCGGCAAGCCCGACGGCCTGCTGCTCTGGTTTGCCGCCAGCCCCACGGTCACCATCAGCCCGAACGTGATGAGCAAGATGCCGTTCGACCCGGCCAAGGATCTGACACCCGTGTCGCCCGTGCTCAGCTACTACAACGTGCTGGTGGTGAACAACGACCAGCCGTTCAAGACCGCGAAGGAACTGGTGGACTACGCCAAGACGCATCCCGGCACGCTGAGCTATGGCTCGGCAGGCGTGGGCGGATCGAATCACCTGGGAATGCTGCTGCTCGCCAAGCGCAGCGGTGTGGAGCTCAACCACATTCCCTACAAAGGCAACGCGCCCGCTATGACCGATGTGATCGGCGGCCAGATCAGCATGATGATGGACATCATCAGCACGGCCAGCGGTTTCATTGCGAGCAAGAAAGTGCGCGCCATCGCCGTTACCTCACCACAACGCAACGCGCTGCTGCCCGATGTACCGACCGTGGCCGAATCGGGCATCGAAGGGCTCAAGGGCTTTGACGTGGGTGGCTGGTACGGCATCTACGGCCCCAAGGGCATGTCGTCCGAGCTGACCGCCAAGCTCAACAAGGCGGTGAACGCGGCACTCAAACAGCCCGATCTGTCCAAACGCCTGAAGGAACTGGGCTACGACGAATGGACTGGCGAGCCCCAGAAACTGGCCGACCGCGCCACCAAGGAACGCGCGATGTGGGCCACCGTGACCCAAGGCATCGTGGTGGACTGA
- a CDS encoding tripartite tricarboxylate transporter substrate binding protein — translation MQSHDLNRRQLLGCSLLPLLGAPLASQAADVWPSKPVKFIVPFPPAGPVDTTARTCSQKLGEMWSVPTVVDNRPGAGGVVGAAAAAREPADGYSVFVGAIHHSVNHTLMDKLPYDIEKDFVPITFGALFPVFLVVHPSLPVNNVKELIALTKSGTTPLSFGSAGNGGGTHLAGELFNMLAGTKLQHVPYKGSAPAMTDLLGGQVQIMFADAPTALPQIKANRVKVLGVANPTRSAMRPDVPSIAESGLPGYEAYSWAAFFAPAKTPKPIQEKLNHDLNAVMNDPAVRQKLLEAGAEADPGTQEQMKKRLRSEIDKWAKVIKAAGITAS, via the coding sequence ATGCAATCACATGACCTGAACCGCCGCCAGTTGCTGGGCTGCAGCCTGCTGCCTTTGCTGGGCGCGCCCCTGGCATCGCAGGCCGCCGATGTCTGGCCGAGCAAGCCCGTGAAGTTCATCGTGCCCTTCCCGCCCGCAGGTCCGGTGGACACCACGGCCCGCACCTGCAGCCAGAAACTCGGTGAAATGTGGAGCGTGCCCACCGTCGTCGACAACCGCCCCGGCGCAGGCGGCGTGGTGGGCGCTGCCGCAGCGGCGCGTGAACCAGCGGACGGCTACAGCGTGTTCGTCGGCGCGATACACCATTCGGTCAATCACACGCTGATGGACAAGCTGCCCTACGACATCGAAAAGGACTTTGTCCCGATCACCTTCGGCGCGCTGTTTCCCGTGTTCCTGGTCGTGCATCCATCGCTGCCCGTCAACAACGTGAAGGAGCTGATCGCGCTTACCAAGTCGGGCACCACGCCGCTCAGTTTCGGCTCTGCAGGCAACGGCGGCGGCACGCATCTGGCGGGTGAACTCTTCAACATGCTGGCCGGAACCAAGCTGCAGCATGTGCCCTACAAAGGCAGCGCACCCGCGATGACCGATCTGCTTGGCGGGCAAGTGCAGATCATGTTCGCCGACGCGCCCACCGCGCTTCCGCAGATCAAGGCGAACCGCGTGAAGGTGCTGGGCGTGGCCAACCCCACGCGCTCCGCCATGCGCCCGGATGTGCCATCCATTGCCGAGTCGGGCCTGCCCGGCTACGAGGCGTATTCATGGGCCGCCTTCTTCGCCCCGGCCAAGACGCCGAAGCCGATTCAGGAAAAGCTCAACCACGATCTCAACGCCGTGATGAACGACCCCGCCGTCCGCCAGAAGCTGCTGGAAGCCGGTGCCGAGGCCGATCCCGGAACGCAAGAGCAAATGAAGAAACGCCTGCGCTCGGAAATCGACAAATGGGCCAAGGTGATCAAGGCAGCCGGAATCACCGCAAGCTGA
- a CDS encoding enoyl-CoA hydratase/isomerase family protein has product MSTTIPPINPPAVLTEVKDGIGRITLNRPESRNALNQDMRKGIAAAIVQMRDDDSVKAVIITGAGGSFCSGGDVIQMVQSSESGLPWRERIRTLHQWFPELVNLQKPVIAAVDGPAFGAGFSLALAADFILATQRAKFCAVFGRIGLVPDLGAMQLLPRIVGQQRAKELVFTARTVEANEAKALGIVYEIVEDGAALQTEAQALAARFRDASTAAIGMAKTIMNQAFELDARAMSELEAYAQTLCRGSEYHQQAVQRFRDKQPPLFDWDKAAK; this is encoded by the coding sequence ATGAGCACCACCATCCCGCCCATCAACCCGCCCGCCGTGCTGACCGAAGTGAAGGACGGCATAGGCCGCATCACGCTCAACCGGCCCGAGTCGCGCAACGCGCTCAATCAGGACATGCGCAAAGGCATCGCGGCAGCCATCGTGCAGATGCGCGACGACGACAGCGTCAAGGCCGTCATCATCACCGGTGCGGGCGGCTCATTCTGTTCGGGCGGCGACGTGATCCAGATGGTGCAATCGAGCGAATCGGGCCTGCCATGGCGCGAGCGCATCCGCACGCTGCACCAGTGGTTTCCGGAGCTGGTCAATCTGCAAAAGCCCGTCATCGCTGCCGTGGATGGACCGGCCTTTGGCGCGGGCTTCAGCCTGGCGCTGGCGGCCGATTTCATTCTGGCAACCCAGCGCGCCAAATTCTGCGCCGTGTTCGGGCGCATCGGTCTGGTGCCCGATCTGGGCGCGATGCAACTGCTGCCGCGCATCGTCGGCCAGCAACGCGCCAAGGAGCTGGTGTTCACCGCCCGCACCGTCGAGGCAAACGAAGCCAAGGCGCTGGGCATCGTCTACGAAATTGTCGAAGATGGCGCTGCGCTGCAAACCGAGGCGCAGGCGCTGGCGGCACGATTCCGCGATGCCTCCACGGCCGCCATCGGCATGGCCAAGACCATCATGAATCAGGCGTTCGAACTCGATGCGCGCGCCATGTCCGAACTCGAAGCCTACGCCCAGACCCTGTGCCGTGGCTCCGAATACCACCAGCAGGCGGTACAGCGCTTTCGCGACAAGCAGCCGCCGCTGTTCGACTGGGACAAGGCAGCCAAGTAA
- a CDS encoding M28 family peptidase, which yields MKSLLQSLFRIGSAVALVIVGVIALVAAMTTMPGTSHHGALPALSAKEQELASSLRAHVTALGSVEHNTQHYAALEAASMYIEAELMASGFKVRREEYEVAGKVVRNLEVTIPSKLTPGRSAVVVGAHYDSAQGTPGANDNGTGTAAVLELAKSLKDIGETSNSDLMLVLYTNEEPPYFQTSRMGSSVHAKGLVSRNVKVKVMLSLETMGYFSDEPGSQKYPWPLNQFYPDRGDFIGFVATTADWLLVRRVVQSFREHAAFPSEGIAAPRFVPGIDFSDHSAYIDEGIPALMVTDTAPYRYPHYHKSGDTPDKVNFDRLALVISGLNAVVRDLVAE from the coding sequence ATGAAATCTCTTCTCCAAAGCCTGTTTCGCATTGGCAGCGCTGTAGCCTTGGTCATCGTCGGCGTCATCGCTCTTGTCGCGGCGATGACGACCATGCCGGGGACTTCTCACCACGGCGCGTTGCCAGCACTCAGCGCCAAAGAGCAGGAATTGGCGTCAAGCTTGCGTGCGCATGTGACGGCCCTTGGCTCCGTTGAACACAACACCCAGCACTATGCAGCGCTGGAGGCCGCCTCCATGTACATCGAGGCCGAACTGATGGCTTCCGGATTCAAGGTGCGGCGTGAGGAATACGAGGTCGCTGGAAAAGTCGTGCGTAATCTGGAGGTCACCATTCCCAGCAAGCTGACGCCGGGGCGCAGCGCGGTGGTGGTCGGTGCGCACTACGACTCGGCGCAAGGCACTCCGGGTGCGAACGACAACGGCACTGGTACAGCTGCGGTACTGGAATTGGCGAAGAGCCTGAAAGACATTGGAGAAACGTCGAACTCGGACTTGATGCTGGTGCTCTACACCAATGAAGAGCCGCCGTACTTTCAAACGTCGCGCATGGGAAGCAGCGTTCACGCAAAAGGCCTGGTGTCCAGAAACGTCAAGGTCAAGGTCATGCTGTCGCTGGAGACGATGGGGTACTTTTCGGATGAACCCGGTTCTCAAAAGTACCCGTGGCCACTCAACCAGTTCTATCCGGATCGCGGAGATTTCATCGGCTTTGTAGCGACCACTGCCGATTGGCTGTTGGTTCGCCGGGTCGTTCAATCGTTTCGCGAACATGCCGCCTTTCCATCCGAAGGCATTGCCGCCCCCAGATTCGTGCCGGGAATCGATTTCTCGGACCACTCTGCCTACATCGACGAAGGAATCCCGGCGCTGATGGTGACGGACACCGCGCCATACCGATACCCGCACTACCACAAGAGTGGAGACACGCCCGACAAAGTCAACTTCGACAGGCTCGCGCTGGTGATCTCCGGTTTGAATGCTGTTGTGCGTGATCTGGTCGCTGAATAG
- a CDS encoding zinc-dependent alcohol dehydrogenase family protein — protein sequence MKTRAAVLTKTGAPAPYAQSKPLEIWEVELAPPGPGEVLVRVAAAGVCHSDLSIINGDRPRATPIVLGHEASGVIEALGEGVNDLEIGDHVVLLFVPGCGNCLPCAEGRPVLCEPAAQAGVAGTLLSGAKRISKNGEPISHFVGVSAFAEHAVLSRRGVQKIDKRIPLEIAALFGCAVMTGVGAVANTAKVQPGESVAVVGLGGVGLSGVMGALAAGASRVIALDLNDDKLAHAKEFGATDTFNAGDPDVVQKVRDLTGGGVDHAFEMVGAAPALELAYRVTRRGGTTVTVGLPANAQAISLPVWHLVAEERTLKGSYMGSCVPRRDVARYLSLYEAGRLPVDQLVTGTLTLDEINEGFDRLARGEAIRQIIRMGA from the coding sequence ATGAAGACCCGCGCTGCCGTATTGACCAAAACCGGCGCACCCGCACCCTATGCGCAAAGCAAGCCGCTGGAAATCTGGGAGGTGGAACTGGCGCCCCCCGGCCCCGGCGAGGTGCTGGTGCGTGTGGCCGCCGCGGGTGTGTGCCATTCCGATCTTTCCATCATCAACGGCGACCGTCCGCGCGCCACGCCCATCGTGCTGGGGCATGAGGCCTCTGGCGTGATCGAGGCGCTGGGCGAAGGCGTGAACGATCTGGAAATCGGCGACCATGTCGTGCTGCTGTTCGTGCCCGGTTGCGGCAACTGCCTGCCGTGCGCAGAGGGCAGACCCGTGCTGTGCGAGCCTGCAGCGCAGGCCGGTGTCGCGGGCACGTTGCTGTCCGGTGCCAAACGCATATCGAAAAATGGGGAGCCGATTTCGCACTTTGTCGGCGTGTCCGCCTTTGCCGAACATGCCGTGCTGTCACGGCGCGGCGTGCAGAAGATCGACAAGCGCATACCGCTGGAAATCGCGGCACTGTTCGGCTGCGCTGTGATGACGGGCGTTGGCGCAGTCGCCAACACGGCCAAGGTGCAGCCGGGCGAAAGCGTCGCCGTGGTGGGCTTGGGCGGCGTGGGTTTGTCCGGCGTGATGGGCGCGCTGGCGGCAGGTGCTTCGCGCGTCATCGCCCTCGATCTGAACGACGACAAACTTGCTCATGCCAAAGAGTTCGGTGCAACTGACACCTTCAACGCGGGCGATCCGGACGTCGTTCAGAAGGTGCGCGACCTGACCGGCGGCGGCGTCGATCATGCGTTCGAAATGGTGGGCGCAGCGCCCGCGCTGGAACTGGCTTATCGCGTCACGCGCAGAGGCGGCACCACCGTCACCGTCGGCCTGCCAGCCAACGCGCAGGCCATCAGCCTGCCGGTGTGGCACCTGGTGGCCGAAGAGCGCACGCTCAAAGGCAGCTACATGGGAAGCTGCGTGCCGCGTCGCGATGTGGCGCGCTATCTGTCGCTGTACGAAGCGGGACGTCTGCCGGTCGATCAACTGGTCACGGGCACGCTGACGCTCGACGAGATCAACGAGGGATTCGACCGCCTGGCGCGCGGTGAAGCCATTCGGCAGATCATCCGCATGGGCGCTTGA
- a CDS encoding ABC transporter substrate-binding protein, with translation MALVGAAHAAGVSDDVVKIGVLSDMSGLYADTAGRGSVESARMAIQDFGGTVLGKKIELVFADHQNKADVGATAARTWFDRDGVDLIINLNNTAVAVAINNLARERNKMVMNTGGASDILTNEHCAATAIHYTYDSYAMGNSAVRGIMAQGKKDWFILGVDYAFGKAMTANLTEFVGEGGGRIVGSTYHPLNASDFSSYLLQAQSSKASVIALANATADTVNTVKAANEFGITKKQTVVPTLMFINDIHALGLKQGQGMVFATAFYWDRTPESRTWARRFFEKMKKMPSMVHAGDYSAVTQYLRAVKAAGTDDGLAVAKQLKSMPLDDFFAQNGKVREDGRMVHDMYLVEVKKPEESQYPWDYYKVIKTIPGDQAFKPLAKSTCKLVKGAS, from the coding sequence ATGGCCCTTGTTGGCGCAGCCCATGCGGCGGGTGTGTCCGACGATGTGGTGAAGATCGGCGTGCTCAGCGACATGAGCGGACTCTATGCCGACACGGCGGGTCGAGGCTCGGTGGAGTCCGCGCGCATGGCGATCCAGGACTTTGGCGGCACGGTGCTGGGCAAGAAGATCGAACTGGTCTTCGCCGACCACCAGAACAAGGCCGACGTGGGGGCAACGGCCGCACGCACCTGGTTCGACCGTGATGGCGTGGACCTGATCATCAACCTGAACAACACGGCGGTGGCGGTGGCCATCAACAACTTGGCCCGCGAGCGCAACAAGATGGTGATGAACACGGGCGGCGCGTCCGATATTCTCACCAACGAGCACTGCGCGGCCACGGCGATCCACTACACCTACGACAGCTACGCCATGGGCAACAGTGCGGTGCGCGGCATCATGGCGCAGGGCAAGAAGGACTGGTTCATCCTTGGCGTGGACTACGCCTTCGGCAAGGCGATGACGGCCAATCTCACCGAGTTCGTGGGCGAGGGCGGCGGGCGCATCGTGGGCTCGACCTACCACCCGCTCAACGCCAGCGACTTCTCGTCCTACCTGCTGCAGGCGCAGTCGTCCAAGGCGTCGGTGATCGCGCTGGCGAACGCCACGGCGGACACGGTCAACACCGTCAAGGCGGCCAACGAATTCGGCATCACCAAGAAGCAGACCGTGGTGCCCACGCTCATGTTCATCAACGACATCCACGCGCTGGGGCTCAAGCAAGGGCAGGGCATGGTGTTCGCCACGGCCTTCTACTGGGACCGCACGCCCGAGTCGCGCACCTGGGCGCGGCGCTTTTTCGAGAAGATGAAGAAGATGCCTTCGATGGTGCACGCGGGGGACTATTCGGCCGTCACGCAATATCTCAGGGCCGTCAAGGCGGCGGGTACGGACGACGGACTTGCCGTGGCCAAGCAGCTCAAGTCCATGCCGCTCGATGATTTCTTCGCGCAGAACGGCAAGGTGCGCGAGGACGGCCGCATGGTGCACGACATGTACCTCGTGGAAGTGAAGAAGCCCGAGGAATCGCAGTATCCGTGGGACTACTACAAGGTGATCAAGACCATTCCGGGCGATCAGGCGTTCAAGCCGCTTGCCAAGAGCACCTGCAAGCTGGTGAAAGGTGCGTCATGA